In Desulfovibrio sp. 86, the following proteins share a genomic window:
- a CDS encoding pseudouridine synthase family protein — MSDDNPPPTMALDSSATECPVVHETESGQKLLQFLQRRLNLPQAMLHRWVRTGQVRINGCRCKPFSRVQAGDLVRLPPFAIKMAAQCDDPLPAPARKLRNSEDAASGPPLPPLVGSSGYLWAFDKPAGLPTHPGTGHEDSLTTRLAQHFANASFMPTPVHRLDKETSGILLVAASYAALDEAQQALRGQRMVKEYVAWIAGRWPHEETCLVRHFLRKDAVRGFEKMCTVGAEAADGKEALCLVRPLIVEDGASLVQVRLLTGRTHQIRTQLASLGHPVLGDAKYGQARPGSPLYLHALRMILPEGASFASLPPWVGARALTDLPEPIGCGDGLPSPPPLVCGVFPLGGEGATISPLH; from the coding sequence ATGTCGGATGATAACCCTCCCCCTACAATGGCCCTCGACTCTTCCGCAACGGAATGCCCTGTTGTGCATGAGACCGAGAGCGGCCAGAAGTTACTTCAGTTTTTGCAGCGCCGTCTGAACCTCCCCCAAGCCATGCTGCACCGTTGGGTGCGCACGGGGCAAGTGAGGATAAACGGTTGCCGGTGCAAACCTTTTTCGCGCGTACAGGCCGGTGATCTCGTTCGCCTGCCCCCCTTTGCCATAAAAATGGCCGCGCAGTGCGACGACCCGCTGCCAGCGCCCGCACGCAAACTCCGTAACAGCGAAGACGCCGCAAGCGGCCCTCCGCTGCCTCCTCTTGTCGGCTCCAGCGGCTACCTGTGGGCTTTTGACAAGCCCGCCGGCCTGCCCACCCATCCCGGAACCGGGCATGAAGACAGCCTGACAACCCGCCTGGCCCAGCATTTTGCCAACGCAAGCTTTATGCCCACGCCCGTGCACCGGCTGGACAAGGAAACCTCGGGCATCCTGCTTGTGGCCGCATCCTATGCGGCCTTGGACGAAGCCCAGCAAGCCCTTCGCGGTCAGCGCATGGTCAAGGAGTATGTGGCATGGATCGCCGGACGCTGGCCCCACGAGGAAACCTGCCTTGTGCGGCATTTTTTGCGCAAGGATGCGGTACGCGGCTTTGAAAAAATGTGCACCGTGGGTGCGGAGGCGGCCGACGGAAAAGAAGCCCTTTGCCTTGTGCGGCCTCTGATCGTGGAGGACGGGGCAAGCCTTGTGCAGGTGCGTCTGCTCACGGGGCGTACCCACCAGATTCGCACCCAGCTTGCCAGCCTTGGGCACCCGGTGCTTGGCGACGCCAAGTACGGCCAGGCCCGTCCTGGAAGCCCTCTGTATCTGCACGCCCTGCGCATGATTCTGCCGGAAGGCGCGTCTTTTGCCAGCCTGCCCCCCTGGGTGGGGGCGCGTGCCCTGACAGACCTGCCCGAGCCCATCGGCTGCGGCGACGGCCTGCCCTCGCCGCCCCCCCTCGTGTGTGGGGTATTCCCATTGGGCGGCGAAGGTGCTACAATTTCTCCTTTACATTAG
- the der gene encoding ribosome biogenesis GTPase Der, whose amino-acid sequence MAENPPRIILVGRPNVGKSTLFNRLIRSNRAITHDRPGITRDRMDGVVRRKDMPVFGIVDTGGITLDAHAMVVEGPEGIRGFEQDILNQTEAALKDATAVAFVVDGRDGLLPLDEHLAAHVRRKGLPTLCVVNKVDGAEHEDERMAEFHALGFPLLAVSAEHGHNMNALVEDLIALLPEDSSEEPPAPPTLRLAMLGRPNAGKSSLINALSGEDRMIVSDVAGTTRDSVDVRFTKNGKDYVFVDTAGVRRRTKISDSVEKYSVNSAIKSTTKADVTLLTLDAAEGVSQQDKRLMDMLNTRKTPFMVLINKCDLAPRNALDQLRKNVNELLSFCPHVPVLLVSALKGKDIGKILPLAQKIHDECSVRITTGKLNRAMEEVLTRHQPPVVKRVRAKFFYLTQAESEPPTFVFFVSDAERVPESYTRYLERALRKIFEISHAPMRIHLRSSHKKKTA is encoded by the coding sequence ATGGCTGAAAATCCGCCGCGCATCATTCTTGTGGGCCGCCCCAACGTGGGCAAGTCCACTCTGTTCAACCGCCTCATCCGCAGCAATCGCGCCATCACCCATGACAGGCCGGGCATCACCCGCGACCGCATGGACGGCGTGGTGCGCCGCAAGGACATGCCCGTATTCGGCATTGTCGATACAGGCGGCATCACTCTTGACGCACATGCCATGGTGGTGGAAGGCCCGGAGGGCATCCGCGGCTTTGAGCAGGACATCCTGAACCAGACAGAGGCCGCGCTCAAAGACGCCACAGCCGTGGCCTTTGTTGTGGACGGCCGTGACGGCCTGCTGCCGCTGGACGAGCATCTGGCCGCCCATGTGCGGCGCAAGGGACTGCCGACCCTCTGCGTAGTCAACAAGGTTGACGGCGCGGAACACGAAGACGAGCGCATGGCGGAATTCCACGCCCTGGGCTTTCCCCTCTTGGCTGTCTCCGCCGAGCACGGGCACAACATGAACGCCCTGGTTGAAGACCTTATTGCCCTGCTGCCCGAAGACAGCTCCGAGGAGCCCCCGGCCCCTCCCACGCTGCGCCTCGCCATGCTGGGTCGCCCCAATGCGGGCAAATCCTCGCTTATCAACGCCCTGTCGGGTGAAGACCGCATGATCGTCTCGGACGTGGCGGGCACTACCCGCGACAGCGTGGACGTGCGCTTTACCAAAAACGGCAAGGACTATGTCTTCGTGGACACGGCAGGCGTTCGCCGCCGCACCAAGATTTCGGACAGCGTGGAAAAGTATTCGGTCAACTCGGCCATCAAGTCCACCACCAAGGCGGACGTGACCCTTCTGACCCTGGATGCGGCCGAGGGCGTGAGCCAGCAGGACAAGCGCCTCATGGACATGCTCAACACCCGCAAGACTCCCTTCATGGTTCTTATCAACAAGTGCGACCTTGCCCCCCGCAACGCGCTTGACCAGTTGCGAAAGAACGTCAACGAACTTCTGTCATTCTGTCCCCATGTGCCCGTCCTGCTGGTTTCCGCTCTCAAGGGCAAGGACATTGGCAAAATCCTGCCCCTGGCGCAGAAAATTCATGACGAATGCAGCGTCCGCATCACCACGGGCAAGCTCAACCGCGCCATGGAAGAAGTGCTTACGCGCCACCAGCCCCCGGTGGTCAAACGCGTGCGGGCCAAGTTTTTCTATCTTACCCAGGCCGAATCCGAACCGCCGACCTTTGTCTTTTTTGTGAGCGACGCGGAACGTGTGCCTGAAAGCTATACCCGCTACCTTGAACGGGCGCTGCGGAAAATCTTCGAAATCTCGCACGCGCCCATGCGCATCCACCTGCGCTCAAGCCACAAAAAGAAAACAGCGTAA
- a CDS encoding branched-chain amino acid ABC transporter substrate-binding protein — MKKGMTWLAAMAVCVTLAAPAQAADPIKIGVQGAQSGDLASYGVPSLNAVKIVVDQANAKGGLLGRTIEVVAQDDQCKPEMATNAATKLISEKVNAVVGPICSGPTKASLPLFQEAALIAVSPTATTPGLTEDGKNPLFFRTVANDNAQAALTSDFMLKNLKVKKVAYLHDNGDYGKGFADKNREIMEKGGTETVLFEAVTPDAVDFSAVVRKLRRAKPDIIVFGGYQPVASKLLQQMRRDNLKTPLIGPDGVKDETFLKMTGKDSEGTYASYPKDTSTLPEYKTAREAHIKAFGSEPGFGYYNAYAAAQCLLAAIEKAGSTDTAKVKDILRDNKVDTPLGKISFNAKGDAAGMGLSIYQVKDGKFVELNHSIVLE; from the coding sequence ATGAAAAAAGGTATGACATGGCTTGCCGCAATGGCTGTCTGCGTGACGTTGGCCGCGCCTGCTCAGGCTGCTGATCCCATCAAGATCGGCGTGCAGGGGGCTCAGTCCGGCGACCTGGCTTCTTACGGCGTTCCCAGCTTGAACGCGGTAAAAATCGTTGTGGATCAAGCCAATGCCAAGGGCGGTCTGCTTGGCCGCACCATTGAAGTTGTGGCGCAGGACGACCAATGCAAACCCGAAATGGCCACCAACGCGGCCACCAAACTGATTTCCGAAAAAGTCAACGCCGTTGTCGGCCCCATTTGCTCCGGCCCCACCAAGGCTTCGCTGCCCCTGTTCCAGGAAGCAGCCCTTATTGCGGTGTCGCCCACGGCCACCACGCCCGGCCTGACTGAAGACGGCAAGAACCCGCTCTTCTTCCGCACCGTGGCCAATGACAATGCCCAGGCCGCGCTGACCAGCGATTTCATGCTCAAAAACCTCAAGGTCAAAAAGGTCGCCTATCTGCATGACAACGGCGACTACGGCAAGGGTTTTGCCGACAAGAACCGCGAAATCATGGAAAAAGGCGGCACCGAAACCGTGCTTTTTGAAGCCGTTACCCCTGATGCCGTGGACTTTTCCGCTGTAGTGCGCAAACTGCGCCGCGCCAAGCCCGACATCATCGTCTTCGGCGGCTACCAGCCCGTGGCCTCCAAGCTGTTGCAGCAGATGCGCCGCGACAATCTGAAGACCCCGCTCATCGGCCCCGACGGCGTGAAGGATGAAACCTTCCTCAAGATGACTGGCAAGGACAGCGAAGGCACCTATGCCTCCTATCCCAAGGACACCAGCACCCTGCCCGAATACAAGACCGCGCGCGAAGCCCATATCAAGGCTTTCGGCAGCGAGCCCGGCTTTGGCTACTACAATGCCTATGCCGCCGCCCAGTGCCTGCTGGCCGCCATTGAAAAGGCCGGCAGCACCGACACCGCCAAGGTCAAGGACATTCTGCGCGACAACAAGGTGGACACGCCGCTTGGCAAGATCAGCTTCAATGCCAAGGGCGACGCCGCCGGTATGGGACTTTCCATATACCAGGTCAAAGACGGCAAGTTTGTGGAACTCAACCACAGCATCGTCCTTGAATAA
- a CDS encoding ABC transporter permease subunit: MDIQFFIELFFGGLTRGSIYALIALGYTLVYGIIELINFAHGEIYMLGAFTALLVAGALGVYGFPAGGILVVAALAAIVWCAAYGYTLEKVAYKPLRGAPRLSPLISAIGMSIFLQNYVLLAQTADFVPFPNLLPEMSFLDYIDNVMGPSDFLILLVSTLAMLALTLFIRYTRMGKAMRATAQNRKMALLLGINADRIISLTFIIGSSLAALGGVLIASHMGQVNFGIGFLAGLKAFTAAVLGGIGSIPGAMLGGLVLGLAESFTTGYFSGNYEDMLAFAILILILIFRPDGILGKAKVQKV, translated from the coding sequence ATGGATATCCAATTTTTTATAGAACTTTTCTTTGGTGGACTCACCAGAGGCAGTATCTATGCGCTTATAGCTCTGGGCTATACCCTTGTGTATGGCATCATTGAGCTTATCAACTTTGCGCATGGTGAAATTTATATGCTTGGCGCTTTCACGGCCCTGCTTGTGGCCGGAGCCCTGGGCGTTTACGGCTTTCCTGCCGGGGGCATACTGGTTGTTGCCGCCCTTGCGGCCATTGTCTGGTGTGCGGCCTACGGCTACACCCTTGAAAAGGTAGCCTACAAGCCCCTGCGCGGCGCACCGCGTCTTTCGCCGCTTATTTCGGCCATTGGCATGTCCATCTTTTTGCAGAACTATGTGTTGCTGGCCCAGACAGCGGACTTTGTGCCCTTTCCCAACCTGCTTCCCGAGATGAGCTTTCTTGACTATATCGACAACGTCATGGGGCCCAGCGATTTTCTCATTCTGCTGGTCAGCACGCTGGCCATGCTGGCCCTTACGCTCTTTATCCGCTACACCCGCATGGGCAAAGCCATGCGCGCCACGGCGCAGAACCGTAAAATGGCGCTTCTGCTGGGCATCAACGCCGACCGCATCATTTCGCTGACCTTTATCATCGGCTCGTCACTGGCGGCCCTGGGCGGCGTGCTCATTGCCTCGCACATGGGGCAGGTCAACTTCGGCATCGGTTTTCTGGCGGGACTCAAGGCATTTACGGCCGCGGTGCTCGGCGGCATCGGCTCCATCCCCGGCGCCATGCTCGGCGGCCTCGTGCTGGGATTGGCCGAAAGCTTCACCACTGGCTATTTTTCAGGCAACTATGAGGACATGCTGGCCTTTGCCATTCTTATCCTCATCCTTATTTTCCGGCCCGACGGCATCCTCGGTAAAGCCAAAGTGCAGAAGGTGTAG
- a CDS encoding ABC transporter permease subunit has translation MQRVIKAAVAALWFMLLTLPVLGLKLNTIERTVTWRLDRIALLGLAIFGLAMLWDWCFSRKARGLPIIKLPAGFGIGPAMAALSQKPKLMAASLAALAAVMIIMPMVSSFYQTNIMISALLYVMLALGLNIVVGLAGQLVLGYVAFYAVGAYAYGLLHQFFGFGFWMCLPIGGFVAVIFGLALGFPVLRLRGDYLAIVTLGFGEIVRLALQNWTSLTGGPRGVSDIPRPGLFGMQMDINTSTTYVYYLVLVAVVITIVVISRLKNSRVGLALQALREDEIACEAMGIDIMRVKLSAFALGSCWAGFAGVIFAAKTTYINPSSFTFMESAMILSMVVLGGMGSITGVAIAAFILILAPEYLRAFSEYRMLIFGAIMVIMMIFRPQGLISGERRRYRISALHDAEGGRP, from the coding sequence ATGCAAAGAGTCATCAAGGCCGCCGTAGCGGCACTCTGGTTCATGCTGCTCACCTTGCCCGTTCTTGGCCTCAAGCTGAACACCATTGAACGCACCGTCACCTGGCGGCTGGATCGCATCGCGCTTCTGGGCCTTGCCATCTTCGGCCTCGCCATGCTGTGGGACTGGTGCTTTTCGCGCAAGGCAAGAGGGCTGCCCATCATCAAACTGCCTGCCGGTTTCGGCATTGGCCCCGCCATGGCCGCGCTTTCGCAAAAGCCCAAGCTCATGGCGGCCAGTCTGGCCGCTTTGGCTGCAGTCATGATTATCATGCCCATGGTGAGCTCCTTCTACCAGACCAACATCATGATCTCGGCTCTGCTCTACGTGATGCTGGCCCTTGGTCTGAACATCGTCGTGGGTCTGGCCGGTCAGCTCGTGCTGGGCTACGTGGCCTTTTACGCCGTGGGCGCATACGCCTATGGCCTGCTGCACCAGTTCTTCGGCTTCGGTTTCTGGATGTGCCTGCCCATCGGCGGTTTTGTGGCCGTTATCTTTGGCCTGGCGCTGGGCTTTCCCGTGCTGCGTCTGCGTGGCGACTACCTCGCCATTGTCACGCTTGGCTTTGGCGAAATAGTGCGTCTGGCCCTGCAAAACTGGACCAGCCTCACCGGCGGGCCGCGCGGCGTGAGCGACATACCCCGCCCCGGCCTTTTCGGCATGCAGATGGACATCAACACCAGCACCACCTACGTGTACTATCTCGTGCTGGTGGCCGTGGTCATCACCATTGTGGTTATCAGCAGACTCAAGAACTCGCGCGTGGGCCTCGCCCTGCAAGCGCTGCGTGAAGACGAAATCGCCTGCGAGGCCATGGGCATCGATATCATGCGGGTCAAACTTTCCGCCTTTGCCCTCGGTTCGTGCTGGGCTGGCTTTGCCGGAGTGATTTTTGCGGCAAAGACCACCTATATCAATCCGTCGAGCTTCACCTTTATGGAATCGGCCATGATCCTGTCCATGGTGGTGCTTGGCGGCATGGGCTCCATCACCGGCGTTGCCATAGCCGCGTTCATTCTCATCCTTGCGCCGGAATATCTGCGGGCCTTTTCGGAGTACCGCATGCTTATCTTCGGGGCCATTATGGTTATTATGATGATTTTCCGGCCTCAGGGTCTTATCAGCGGCGAACGCCGCAGATACCGCATCAGCGCCCTCCACGACGCCGAAGGAGGCCGCCCGTGA